CTTACGAGTGTTCGCTTTCATCACCTTCATCCTCATCATACAGTACAGATTTCTTTAGCTCAGAAACAGATTGtacttcatcatcatcgtcatcgtcaCTAACACAATTAGGGTTACATAAGAAAATGTCAGGAAGAAAGAAGTTTAAAGAAACTAGACATCCAATTTACAGAGGAGTAAGAGCACGGAAAAATGATAAATGGGTCTGCAAAGTTAGAGAACCAAATAGCAAATCTAGAATTTGGCTTGGAACCCATTCAAGTGCTGAAATTGCTGCCAGAGCTCATGATGTTGCTGCAATAGCTCTGCGAGGAAAATCGGCTCCGTTAAATTTCGAAGACTCATTGTGGTTGTTACCTCGTGCTAAGTCATCATCTGCTAAAAATATCCAGTTGACTGCTGCCGAAGCCGTCCGTGCATTTCCATTCCCTAATTCTAAGAAACCTTCTTCCGttgcaaaaaaaaacatttaaatcCGTTACATCTAAATCAACCAAACAGACGGTTGAAATAGCAGAAGAAGTTTCAGCGACGTTTTTCGATGTAGAAGCGTTGTATTACATGCCAGCTCTGATTGCCAGCATGGCTGAAGGGATGTTGCTTGATCCACCACAAGAGGGTTACTATTACGATGACAACGTGGGGAGCGACGTGGACAGCAGTTTATGGAGTGACTACTAATTCAGCGTAGCCATCTCTTGTGGATGGGATTAAATGGAATTTTGTTTGATATTTAATCCTCCTcccatttatttttcattttttgctTAATCTTTTTATtcataaaatttcattttttattcttttcgcAAGTGGCTATGGAGAAAGATATTATAATGTTCATAGTAATTTCATTTGTTCATCCGTCGTTATCAGGATTCAGGAAGATAAGACTCGTGTTGTGGGAGATATTTTTGTAGATAAGACTGCCTCCCTTAGACTTCACTTCTCTAGCTGGCTAGTGCTCCTCTTGGTTTTCAAGAAACCATCTTCCCACACATTGGGGTGCTTGGGAGACTATAGCTGTTACTCTGTGTTGGTTCATACGTAAAGCCAGATGTGATGTGGCTTTCTAGAAGGTGCAACCAAATCCTAAAATTAACAAGAGAAATTAGAGCTCAAAACAAAGAGGAAGATTGCATAGCTGCTCAAGATGCTCTCCAGTGGGCTTCAAGGCTGCACTGCTGAATTTTCAATCTATTAAGCGACAACAGAAACCTGAATCGCATGCTACAAGGTGGCCAAAGAAGGACAACCTGGAAGACGAATGCTACAGTAGACAATCTGTTAACTATTTTAAGTACTTTTGAAAAGGTTAACCGTAAGGATTTACCATCCAAAAACTTCTTTGACCTTCGGTAACTCTCCTTAATTGGGGGCAAAAAAACAAACTCCTCAAATCTGGGAGTCACAAAATGTCTGTATGATTGGGTCCACCTAGTCCTCTTCTTTTcgtttataaataaataaattaagttACACAATAACATTACTTTATTATCCATTTTTATTATGTACTtttaaaaaattccaacaaaagaaTATCAATATGTTTAATTATGTATCCTTTAGTTTTTAAATTGTGATGTAATCTAGGGCCACCACGCGCATGATAATTCCCACTTTCTATCGTGCATCtttaaatatattcttccattctaCGGGTATCCTGGTGTTTAAATACCGTCAATAATTACCGGCATGGCAGATGGAATGCTGGCTACTTGTTTCAGTGCAGTTATAGCACAATGGTAGAATTAATGGATGATAATGTTAATGTCTAAGTTTAAAAATCGTAAGCTTCTTTACCaatcaaagaaaagagaaaaaaaaaaaaaaaaaaaaaaagattacgaCTATATATAGTCTAGGACTCTAATTCTTTTTATGCGCTGACTCATAACCTTATCTAGAAATGGAGGGGGTAATGAAAGATTACTTAAATTCAAACGGATTAGGGTCTAAATCTCAACAATTGAATAATAAACGAATTAGATCTAGTGTAAGGCCTCCCTTCCTTGCTACaaccataaatattaaaattataGCCATTTTACAAAATCCATGATGGAATTAATGCTAGCAATTAGGGAGGATTTAGCTTGCATTCTACTCCCTCCGTATCTATTATATACAcggaatttttatttttccttgtaccactatataggcggagcccaaatttcaaaacgATTTTTGACTTATATTACCCTATTTATTTGCTTGGGATCATCATAATTGAGTATATGTCTCTAATATTGGGAATATAATTAAGGATAAAACAGGAAAAAACATAGAaatttataaaatcaaaaaaaattcttaatctaATAGAATTGGTccctccgcctatatatgtggtacggagggagtatcatTTTTGAACAGTTATACTTCCCATGTTTCCAAAAGATAGGCTTCAAATGGAGGTAATATCTAGTTAGATAAAGTATTATGGCGGAAGAATTCCATTTTCCGAGTTACATGTCATCTCAGCATTTGAATAGTTCAAGAAATACAAGTTTAACAGTGGGGTCCAACGGGACGTCAAAACCAATAATATTGA
This portion of the Papaver somniferum cultivar HN1 chromosome 11, ASM357369v1, whole genome shotgun sequence genome encodes:
- the LOC113323995 gene encoding dehydration-responsive element-binding protein 1A-like, with the protein product MNFEDSYECSLSSPSSSSYSTDFFSSETDCTSSSSSSSLTQLGLHKKMSGRKKFKETRHPIYRGVRARKNDKWVCKVREPNSKSRIWLGTHSSAEIAARAHDVAAIALRGKSAPLNFEDSLWLLPRAKSSSAKNIQLTAAEAVRAFPFPNSKKPSSTVEIAEEVSATFFDVEALYYMPALIASMAEGMLLDPPQEGYYYDDNVGSDVDSSLWSDY